The following are encoded together in the Nocardioides thalensis genome:
- a CDS encoding phage tail protein, with translation MNRFSYLRGLIKSRFVVVLAAAVVVSAGSYGIGLAAGSQRTPGHVRVCVDHGVVVAPRADGKCRRGSRMIEIAIRGERGATGPAGPAGPAGETGPAGEPGEAGEPGPAGPAGPKGDKGEPGTVGPAGPVGPTGPMGATGPIGPAGPKGETGAQGPQGPIGPIGPIGPIGPMGPMGPEGPPGTAALFGTNTSLAQPGHGGDCTLGEVWLTAGGRGSAMPARGQIFPINQWQALFSLLGTDYGGNGQTTFALPDLREEAPNGLTYVICIEGIYPAPD, from the coding sequence ATGAACCGCTTCTCCTACCTCCGCGGGCTCATCAAGTCCCGCTTCGTCGTCGTCCTCGCGGCCGCTGTCGTCGTGTCCGCCGGGAGCTATGGCATCGGCCTTGCGGCCGGCTCGCAGCGGACCCCTGGACATGTGAGGGTCTGTGTCGACCACGGGGTCGTCGTCGCCCCCCGCGCGGACGGCAAGTGCCGTCGCGGCTCGCGCATGATCGAGATCGCCATCCGCGGCGAGCGCGGAGCGACCGGCCCCGCCGGCCCCGCTGGTCCCGCCGGCGAGACCGGCCCAGCAGGTGAGCCCGGGGAGGCCGGCGAGCCCGGTCCCGCGGGCCCCGCTGGCCCCAAGGGCGACAAGGGGGAGCCGGGAACCGTGGGTCCGGCCGGACCCGTGGGTCCGACGGGACCGATGGGTGCCACCGGACCGATCGGCCCCGCCGGCCCGAAGGGCGAGACCGGGGCCCAGGGGCCACAGGGCCCGATCGGACCGATCGGGCCCATCGGACCGATCGGACCCATGGGACCGATGGGCCCCGAGGGTCCGCCGGGCACTGCGGCGCTGTTCGGGACGAACACCTCGCTCGCCCAGCCTGGCCACGGCGGCGATTGCACGCTCGGCGAGGTCTGGCTGACCGCCGGCGGCCGCGGGAGCGCCATGCCCGCCCGGGGCCAGATCTTCCCGATCAACCAGTGGCAGGCGCTCTTCTCGCTCCTCGGCACTGACTATGGCGGGAACGGTCAGACGACGTTCGCGCTGCCCGACCTCCGGGAGGAGGCACCGAACGGCCTCACCTACGTGATCTGCATCGAGGGCATCTACCCCGCCCCCGACTAG
- a CDS encoding acyl-CoA dehydrogenase family protein: MERLLPTEESRELLALAREIATKELAPQVAEAEEAAVFPEAAYRLLGRSGLLALPFPEEYGGGGQPYEVYLQVVEEIAAAWPSVGVGTSVHSLTATVVEANGSQALKDAWLPRMLSGDWLGAYCLSEPQAGSDVSGIRTAARLDGSEYVVRGTKQWISNGSCADYYILFARTSPDPKRGLSAFVVPDGTAGMSFGAPEKKMGLACDVTTQVLFDDARLPADQLIGEEGEGMRVALSALDAGRLGIAAVATGIGQAALDHAVRYAKEREQFGQPIGDFQGIQFLLADMAAEVERARATYLHAARLKDAGRPFSRQASIAKLTATDAAMRVTTDAVQVLAGNGYTRDYPVERLFRDAKVTQIFEGTNQIQRMVIGRDLLR, from the coding sequence GTGGAGAGGTTGCTGCCGACCGAGGAGTCCCGTGAGCTGCTCGCGCTCGCCCGCGAGATCGCGACGAAGGAGCTCGCGCCGCAGGTCGCCGAAGCGGAGGAGGCGGCGGTCTTCCCGGAGGCCGCCTACCGCCTGCTCGGGCGCTCCGGACTCCTGGCGCTGCCGTTCCCCGAGGAGTACGGCGGTGGCGGGCAGCCGTACGAGGTCTACCTGCAGGTCGTCGAGGAGATCGCGGCCGCGTGGCCGAGCGTCGGCGTCGGCACCAGCGTCCACTCGCTGACCGCGACCGTGGTCGAGGCCAACGGCAGCCAGGCGCTGAAGGACGCGTGGCTGCCGCGGATGCTGTCGGGCGACTGGCTCGGCGCCTACTGCCTGTCCGAGCCGCAGGCGGGCTCCGACGTCAGCGGCATCCGGACGGCGGCCCGGCTCGACGGCAGCGAGTACGTCGTCCGCGGCACCAAGCAGTGGATCAGCAACGGCTCGTGCGCCGACTACTACATCCTCTTCGCCCGCACCTCGCCCGACCCCAAGCGCGGGCTGTCCGCGTTCGTGGTGCCCGACGGGACCGCAGGCATGTCGTTCGGCGCCCCGGAGAAGAAGATGGGGCTCGCCTGCGACGTCACCACCCAGGTGCTCTTCGACGACGCCCGGCTGCCCGCCGACCAGCTAATCGGCGAGGAGGGCGAGGGCATGCGCGTCGCGCTGTCGGCGCTCGACGCAGGTCGCCTCGGCATCGCGGCCGTCGCGACCGGCATCGGCCAGGCGGCGCTCGACCACGCCGTGCGCTACGCCAAGGAGCGCGAGCAGTTCGGGCAGCCGATCGGTGACTTCCAGGGCATCCAGTTCCTCCTCGCCGACATGGCGGCCGAGGTCGAGCGGGCGCGGGCGACGTACCTCCACGCCGCACGGCTCAAGGACGCGGGTCGGCCGTTCTCGCGTCAGGCGTCGATCGCCAAGCTCACCGCGACCGACGCGGCGATGCGGGTGACGACCGACGCCGTGCAGGTGCTCGCCGGCAACGGCTACACGCGGGACTACCCCGTGGAGCGGCTGTTCCGCGACGCCAAGGTGACCCAGATCTTCGAGGGCACGAACCAGATCCAGAGGATGGTCATCGGCCGGGACCTGCTCCGCTGA
- a CDS encoding metallophosphoesterase: protein MRWRWVAVVGLSWLALALVVGTFLFLTGERTVDVASHEATVSPDLSGHVVVRTGALLPDARAESGSPVGLEIVLGKTDAATVEELTQRYAAIGSNPQPQVANVQRAVAQLAVDSALRGLALAALPLLVGALLGQRRRRELLRRAWSREGVVAFAVLLLVTGVLVTPWRWGDRRETEEEWIPLASFLGPAVTLPDEAQQVEILAGGVTTQTRRLVESAVSTYRKGVQFYDDAAEAAATLDLREPEDGETVVLLVSDRHDNIGMDPVARAVADAGGATAVFDAGDDTSTGEPWEAFSLDSLNEAFDDLDRWAVAGNHDHGDFVRNRLEGLGWSYFDGEVVDGPADTRLLGIDDPRSSGFGDWRDETGISFTDVADLLAEEACAADEDGERVGTLLVHDANLGGPALARGCVDLVVGGHTHVQDGPTRVVGDNGETGYTFTVGTAGGAAYAVAVGGKLRRPAGLALITYADGRPIGVQGLTLQTTGRWDVGRWVPLTY from the coding sequence GTGCGCTGGCGATGGGTGGCCGTCGTCGGGCTGTCGTGGCTCGCGCTGGCGCTCGTGGTCGGCACGTTCCTGTTCCTCACCGGTGAGCGCACCGTCGACGTCGCCAGTCACGAGGCGACGGTCAGCCCGGACCTCTCCGGCCACGTCGTGGTCCGGACGGGCGCGCTGCTCCCCGATGCCCGGGCGGAGTCGGGATCACCGGTGGGGCTGGAGATCGTGCTCGGCAAGACCGACGCGGCGACGGTGGAGGAGCTGACCCAGCGGTACGCCGCGATCGGGTCCAACCCGCAGCCCCAGGTCGCCAACGTGCAGCGGGCCGTCGCCCAGCTGGCCGTCGACAGCGCCCTGCGCGGCCTCGCCCTCGCGGCGCTGCCGCTGCTGGTCGGCGCCCTGCTGGGTCAGCGCCGCCGGCGCGAGCTGCTCCGTCGCGCCTGGTCCCGTGAAGGCGTGGTCGCGTTCGCCGTGCTCCTGCTCGTCACGGGTGTCCTCGTGACCCCGTGGCGCTGGGGCGACCGGCGCGAGACCGAGGAGGAATGGATCCCGCTGGCGTCGTTCCTCGGGCCCGCCGTGACCCTGCCCGACGAGGCGCAGCAGGTGGAGATCCTGGCCGGCGGCGTCACCACGCAGACCCGCCGCCTCGTCGAGAGCGCGGTCAGCACCTACCGCAAGGGCGTGCAGTTCTACGACGACGCGGCCGAGGCGGCCGCGACGCTGGACCTGCGCGAGCCGGAGGACGGCGAGACCGTCGTGCTGCTGGTGTCCGACCGCCACGACAACATCGGCATGGACCCGGTCGCGCGCGCGGTCGCGGACGCCGGCGGGGCCACGGCGGTCTTCGACGCCGGCGACGACACCTCGACAGGGGAGCCGTGGGAGGCCTTCTCGCTCGACTCCCTCAACGAGGCGTTCGACGACCTCGACCGCTGGGCGGTCGCCGGCAACCACGACCACGGCGACTTCGTCCGCAACCGCCTCGAGGGCCTGGGCTGGTCGTACTTCGACGGCGAGGTCGTCGACGGTCCGGCCGACACGCGCCTCCTCGGCATCGACGATCCCCGGTCGAGCGGGTTCGGCGACTGGCGCGACGAGACGGGCATCAGCTTCACCGACGTCGCGGACCTGCTGGCCGAGGAGGCCTGCGCCGCCGACGAGGACGGCGAGCGGGTGGGGACCCTGCTCGTGCACGACGCGAACCTCGGCGGCCCGGCGCTCGCGCGCGGCTGCGTCGACCTCGTCGTCGGCGGGCACACCCACGTCCAGGACGGACCGACTCGCGTGGTGGGCGACAACGGGGAGACGGGCTACACGTTCACGGTCGGCACCGCGGGCGGCGCGGCGTACGCCGTCGCGGTCGGCGGCAAGCTGCGCCGCCCCGCGGGGCTCGCCCTGATCACCTACGCCGACGGCCGCCCGATCGGGGTGCAGGGCCTCACCCTCCAGACGACCGGCCGCTGGGACGTCGGCCGCTGGGTGCCGCTGACTTACTGA
- the rlmB gene encoding 23S rRNA (guanosine(2251)-2'-O)-methyltransferase RlmB, producing the protein MPGNSNRRGAVRKSSKKPTAGSGGRVRRGLEGRKATPKAEDREYHKAHKAKKAREAAAKKSGGPRRRASGSGDEWIAGRNSVVEALREHVPITSVYVAEGAERDGRLRETFKLAAERGVGLLEVSRGELDRLTDGAVHQGLAARIPAYEYAHPDDLVDAAEEQGEKPLIVVLDSITDPRNLGAIVRSASGFGAHGVVVPERRAAHMTAAAWKTSAGAAARIPVAQAGNLTRQLKAYQEAGCFVVGLAADGDLSLPDLVADTDLVTGPLVVVVGAEGGGLSRLVAETCDHLVSIPMAGVLESLNAGVAASVALYAISQARA; encoded by the coding sequence ATGCCCGGTAACTCCAATCGACGCGGCGCGGTCCGCAAGTCGAGCAAGAAGCCCACGGCCGGCTCCGGCGGCCGCGTGCGCCGCGGCCTCGAGGGCAGGAAGGCGACGCCCAAGGCCGAGGACCGCGAGTACCACAAGGCCCACAAGGCGAAGAAGGCCCGTGAGGCGGCGGCCAAGAAGTCCGGAGGACCGCGTCGCCGCGCGTCCGGCTCGGGCGACGAGTGGATCGCCGGTCGCAACTCGGTCGTCGAGGCGCTCCGCGAGCATGTCCCGATCACGTCGGTCTACGTCGCCGAGGGGGCCGAGCGGGACGGCCGGCTGCGCGAGACGTTCAAGCTCGCGGCCGAGCGCGGCGTCGGCCTGCTCGAGGTGAGCCGCGGCGAGCTCGACCGGCTGACCGACGGCGCCGTCCACCAGGGCCTCGCCGCCCGGATCCCCGCGTACGAGTACGCGCACCCCGACGATCTCGTGGACGCCGCCGAGGAGCAGGGGGAGAAGCCGCTGATCGTGGTCCTCGACTCGATCACCGACCCGCGCAACCTCGGCGCGATCGTGCGCAGCGCGTCCGGCTTCGGTGCGCACGGCGTCGTCGTACCCGAGCGCCGCGCCGCGCACATGACCGCCGCGGCGTGGAAGACCTCGGCCGGTGCCGCGGCGCGGATCCCCGTCGCCCAGGCGGGCAACCTCACGCGGCAGCTGAAGGCCTACCAGGAGGCCGGCTGCTTCGTCGTCGGCCTCGCGGCCGACGGCGACCTGAGCCTGCCCGACCTGGTCGCCGACACCGACCTGGTCACCGGCCCCCTCGTCGTCGTGGTCGGCGCCGAGGGTGGCGGTCTGTCCCGCCTGGTCGCCGAGACGTGCGACCACCTCGTGTCCATCCCGATGGCCGGCGTGCTCGAGTCGCTCAACGCAGGCGTGGCCGCCTCGGTGGCGCTGTACGCGATCTCGCAAGCGCGGGCGTGA
- the cysS gene encoding cysteine--tRNA ligase, which produces MTFRLYDTQTREVRDFVPLREGKAGLYVCGLTVQSEPHVGHVRSGVNFDVLQRWLRHLGYEVTFIRNITDIDDKILIKSAEQGRPWYNLAYDMSRQLDAAYAALNVAPPTYEPLATGHIPEMIELIGQLIERGHAYPAEDGSGDVYFDVRSWSSYGELTHQGVDDMEPAADADPRGKRDPRDFALWKGRKDSEPETASWPSPWGRGRPGWHIECSAMAGKYLGTAFDIHGGGVDLRFPHHENELAQSRAAGGDFATYWMHNAWITTAGEKMSKSLGNTLSIPAILEKYRGIELRYYIVSAHYRSHVEFSFEALDEAAVGFRRVERFLERAYGELGEVPSGGEPPTAFADAMNDDLGTPAAVAVLHDAVRDGNRFIADGATASLRDTTRAVRAMLDVLGLDPADPAWATPAGSAGDDALKGAVDALVAGLLEERAAAREAKDWARADAIRDRIKAAGIEVTDTPDGPTWTVD; this is translated from the coding sequence GTGACCTTCAGGCTGTACGACACCCAGACCCGCGAAGTCCGTGACTTCGTGCCCCTGCGGGAGGGCAAGGCGGGTCTCTACGTGTGTGGCCTGACGGTGCAGAGCGAGCCCCACGTCGGGCACGTGCGGTCGGGCGTCAACTTCGACGTGCTGCAGCGGTGGCTGCGCCACCTCGGCTACGAGGTGACCTTCATCCGCAACATCACCGACATCGACGACAAGATCCTGATCAAGTCGGCCGAGCAGGGGCGCCCCTGGTACAACCTCGCCTACGACATGAGTCGGCAGCTCGACGCGGCCTACGCGGCGCTCAACGTGGCGCCGCCGACCTACGAGCCGCTCGCCACCGGCCACATCCCGGAGATGATCGAGCTGATCGGGCAGCTGATCGAGCGCGGCCACGCCTACCCGGCCGAGGACGGCTCCGGCGACGTCTACTTCGACGTCCGGTCCTGGTCGTCGTACGGCGAGCTCACCCACCAGGGCGTCGACGACATGGAGCCCGCCGCCGACGCCGACCCGCGCGGCAAGCGCGACCCGCGCGACTTCGCGCTCTGGAAGGGCCGCAAGGACAGCGAGCCCGAGACCGCCTCGTGGCCGAGCCCGTGGGGTCGCGGCCGGCCCGGCTGGCACATCGAGTGCTCCGCGATGGCCGGCAAGTACCTCGGCACCGCGTTCGACATCCACGGCGGCGGCGTCGACCTCCGCTTCCCGCACCACGAGAACGAGCTGGCGCAGTCGCGGGCCGCAGGTGGCGACTTCGCGACGTACTGGATGCACAACGCGTGGATCACCACCGCCGGCGAGAAGATGTCGAAGTCGCTCGGCAACACCCTCTCCATCCCCGCGATCCTCGAGAAGTACCGCGGCATCGAGCTGCGCTACTACATCGTCTCCGCGCACTACCGCTCGCACGTGGAGTTCAGCTTCGAGGCGCTCGACGAGGCGGCGGTCGGTTTCCGGCGGGTCGAGCGCTTCCTGGAGCGGGCGTACGGCGAGCTGGGCGAGGTGCCGTCCGGAGGTGAGCCGCCGACCGCGTTCGCCGACGCCATGAACGACGACCTCGGGACGCCGGCCGCGGTGGCCGTCCTGCACGACGCCGTGCGCGACGGCAACCGGTTCATCGCCGACGGCGCGACCGCCTCTCTGCGCGACACCACCCGTGCCGTGCGGGCGATGCTCGACGTGCTCGGTCTCGACCCGGCCGACCCGGCCTGGGCGACCCCGGCCGGCAGCGCCGGTGACGACGCACTGAAGGGCGCCGTCGATGCCCTGGTGGCCGGCCTGCTCGAGGAGCGCGCTGCTGCCCGCGAGGCCAAGGACTGGGCGCGCGCCGATGCGATCCGGGACCGGATCAAGGCCGCCGGCATCGAGGTCACCGACACCCCTGACGGACCTACCTGGACGGTTGACTGA
- a CDS encoding FUSC family protein, which yields MRAATWRHPRLLLATKTAVAAGLAWVLVQPLGGFVDDYPYYAPLGAVAAMSTSVVSSVRTAVQAVVAILTGATIALLVDALALPGPAGVAVGIGAGVLVGGLGVYGAMGSWVPFATLFVLILGGEDPWRYAAAYGGLVALGGMVGVGVNLAVPQLLLTPAVMAEDRLRERLADQLDLLADGLDHEEPLTADAWQELRLSLELDARRVEELVEAASEARRANWRARRWAAAADQREVRARALRRLTGCVDDVIALVTDVRTSVHAEDEVAGGLRADAAVAFRAVATMLRTVEDSADERDPESSGVAHAAAVAVDRLSRAVGDAAVASSGGYLAAAAIAVSLHQAVDAWA from the coding sequence TTGCGCGCCGCCACCTGGCGCCACCCCCGGCTGCTGCTCGCGACCAAGACCGCGGTGGCGGCGGGCCTGGCCTGGGTCCTGGTGCAGCCACTGGGCGGGTTCGTCGACGACTACCCCTACTACGCGCCGTTGGGCGCCGTGGCGGCCATGTCGACGAGCGTGGTCAGCTCGGTACGGACGGCCGTGCAGGCAGTCGTCGCGATCCTCACCGGCGCGACGATCGCGCTCCTCGTCGACGCGCTCGCCCTGCCGGGACCGGCCGGTGTCGCCGTCGGCATCGGGGCCGGCGTGTTGGTCGGCGGACTCGGCGTCTACGGGGCGATGGGCTCGTGGGTCCCGTTCGCGACGCTGTTCGTCCTGATCCTGGGCGGAGAGGATCCCTGGCGGTACGCCGCGGCGTACGGCGGGCTCGTCGCCCTCGGCGGGATGGTGGGGGTCGGCGTCAACCTCGCGGTGCCGCAGCTGCTGCTGACGCCGGCGGTCATGGCCGAGGACCGCCTCCGGGAACGGCTCGCCGACCAGCTCGACCTGCTCGCCGACGGTCTGGACCACGAGGAACCGCTCACCGCCGACGCCTGGCAGGAGCTCCGGCTCTCCCTGGAGCTGGACGCCCGCCGGGTCGAGGAGCTGGTCGAGGCGGCGAGCGAGGCCCGTCGGGCGAACTGGCGCGCCCGGCGCTGGGCCGCAGCGGCGGACCAGCGCGAGGTCCGCGCCCGCGCGCTCCGCCGGCTGACGGGCTGCGTCGACGACGTCATCGCGCTCGTCACGGACGTCCGCACGTCGGTGCACGCCGAGGACGAGGTCGCCGGCGGGCTCCGCGCCGACGCCGCGGTGGCGTTCCGCGCGGTGGCGACGATGCTGCGGACGGTGGAGGACTCGGCCGACGAGCGCGACCCGGAGAGCTCCGGGGTCGCGCACGCTGCCGCCGTGGCCGTCGACAGGCTCTCGCGCGCGGTGGGCGACGCAGCGGTCGCGTCCAGCGGTGGCTACCTCGCCGCGGCCGCGATCGCGGTGAGCCTCCACCAGGCCGTCGACGCGTGGGCCTGA
- a CDS encoding peptidase C39 family protein, translating to MRRVALPLLLSAALAAPAPAMAEPDPGRPGDGGGATVVLRADHAAVGTDDRHIRLRAWDTSEQWRQGSLSGVKVREGRVVFDRAAATVTHAGRPYDRAQWTSPWASPGFAFDELIASWSALTNGNAFVEISVRGKGGGDTTSWDLLARWKSGHKHLERHSGADQPDDGTSVNVDTWVTGGLTSYQLRVSLLRRTGTTAKPSADLATAMASRIPASAGPTSEPGVAGGTVLAVPRFSQMTHEGHYPEWGGGGEAWCSPTSTSMVLGYYDALPDPQRYSWVPDDHVAPFVDHAARSTYDFAYDGTGNWPFNTAYAAPLAGKGFVTRLRSLREAEKLVKAGIPVVASIAFGPGELDGAPIGSSNGHLLVIVGFQEDGDVVVNDPAAATRKGVRRVYQRGQLERVWLEASGGLSYLIHDAEHPLPSPGKHSNW from the coding sequence ATGCGACGAGTAGCTCTTCCCCTGCTCCTGTCCGCCGCACTGGCCGCTCCCGCGCCCGCGATGGCCGAGCCCGACCCCGGCCGCCCCGGCGACGGCGGCGGCGCCACGGTGGTCCTCCGGGCGGACCACGCCGCCGTCGGGACCGACGACCGGCACATCCGGCTCCGCGCGTGGGACACCTCGGAGCAGTGGCGCCAGGGCTCGCTGTCCGGCGTGAAGGTGCGCGAGGGCCGCGTGGTGTTCGACCGCGCGGCGGCGACGGTGACCCACGCCGGCCGGCCCTACGACCGCGCGCAGTGGACCTCGCCGTGGGCCTCCCCCGGCTTCGCGTTCGACGAGCTGATCGCGTCGTGGTCGGCGCTCACCAACGGCAATGCTTTCGTCGAGATCAGCGTCCGCGGCAAGGGCGGGGGCGACACCACGTCGTGGGACCTGCTCGCCCGCTGGAAGTCCGGCCACAAGCACCTGGAGCGGCACAGCGGCGCCGACCAGCCCGACGATGGCACCTCGGTCAACGTCGACACCTGGGTCACCGGCGGCCTCACGTCCTACCAGCTGCGCGTGAGCCTGCTGCGCCGTACCGGCACCACGGCGAAGCCGTCGGCCGACCTCGCCACCGCCATGGCCTCGCGGATCCCCGCGTCGGCGGGCCCGACCTCCGAGCCGGGCGTCGCCGGAGGCACGGTGCTGGCCGTGCCGCGGTTCTCGCAGATGACCCACGAGGGCCACTACCCCGAGTGGGGCGGCGGCGGTGAGGCGTGGTGCTCGCCGACCTCGACCTCGATGGTGCTCGGCTACTACGACGCCCTCCCAGACCCCCAGCGCTACAGCTGGGTCCCCGACGACCACGTGGCGCCGTTCGTCGACCACGCCGCCCGCTCCACCTACGACTTCGCCTACGACGGCACCGGCAACTGGCCGTTCAACACGGCGTACGCCGCGCCGCTCGCCGGCAAGGGCTTCGTGACCCGGCTGCGCTCGCTGCGCGAGGCGGAGAAGCTGGTCAAGGCCGGCATCCCCGTGGTCGCGTCGATCGCGTTCGGCCCCGGCGAGCTCGACGGCGCCCCGATCGGATCGTCGAACGGGCACCTGCTCGTGATCGTCGGCTTCCAGGAGGACGGCGACGTCGTCGTCAACGACCCCGCGGCGGCCACCCGCAAGGGCGTGCGCCGGGTCTACCAGCGCGGCCAGCTCGAGCGGGTCTGGCTGGAGGCGTCCGGTGGCCTGAGCTATCTGATTCACGACGCCGAGCACCCGCTGCCGTCGCCCGGCAAGCACAGCAACTGGTGA
- a CDS encoding SDR family NAD(P)-dependent oxidoreductase, giving the protein MDDFGALTGGALVVGGSGGIGRAIAALLGERGARVAVTHRTRAVDGAPSYQLDLADPAAVAPVVGQVADELGGLHTVVHAAGPHVPMVHLSRVAPEQMADQLAADAAGFFAVAAASLPHLRETSGSLVAVTTAATTRFPVRDGLSSAPKAAVEAMARALAVEEGRYGVRVNCVGPGMLTDGMAERLISSGELDDAALEITRGNIPLRRFGSAGDIAEAVAFLASPRASFISGQKLDVDGGYGA; this is encoded by the coding sequence ATGGACGACTTCGGTGCACTGACCGGCGGCGCGCTGGTCGTCGGCGGCTCCGGCGGCATCGGCCGCGCGATCGCGGCGCTCCTCGGCGAGCGCGGCGCCCGGGTGGCGGTCACGCATCGCACGCGCGCGGTCGACGGCGCGCCGTCGTACCAGCTCGACCTCGCCGACCCGGCTGCCGTCGCTCCGGTCGTGGGCCAGGTCGCCGACGAGCTCGGCGGGCTGCACACCGTGGTCCACGCGGCCGGCCCGCACGTCCCGATGGTCCACCTGTCGCGGGTGGCGCCCGAGCAGATGGCCGACCAGCTCGCCGCGGACGCGGCCGGGTTCTTCGCGGTCGCGGCCGCCTCACTGCCGCACCTGCGCGAGACCTCCGGATCGCTCGTCGCCGTCACCACCGCGGCGACGACGCGCTTCCCGGTGCGCGACGGCCTGTCGTCCGCGCCCAAGGCCGCCGTCGAGGCGATGGCCCGCGCACTTGCCGTCGAGGAGGGCCGGTACGGCGTCCGCGTCAACTGCGTCGGCCCCGGCATGCTCACCGACGGCATGGCGGAGCGGCTCATCTCCTCCGGCGAGCTCGACGACGCCGCGCTCGAGATCACCCGCGGCAACATCCCGCTCCGCCGCTTCGGCTCCGCCGGCGACATCGCCGAGGCGGTCGCGTTCCTCGCCAGCCCGCGCGCCAGCTTCATCAGCGGCCAGAAGCTGGACGTGGACGGGGGCTACGGGGCGTAG
- a CDS encoding molybdopterin-dependent oxidoreductase, protein MRTSRGWWLVAGVAAGALGLALSYAVAGLLHVRESPVVAVAEGVIRLTPGPVAEWAINVFGAADKTALLVGIFLVLTVLFAWIGRIARRRWWLAVLAYVALALVGWLAVAVKPGAVGTGLLPLAAGLLGWLVAMAVLAEWLRRWELVEATDEPATEPTHSRRWFFMSVGATAAVALGGWVLGRFASSGRERVEETRRLLRLDGVTEPSVPQGVEVGVEGVRPWRTAAQDFYTIDTAIAPPTIEPQDWALRIHGLVDHELLLTYDDLISREITEDWITLNCVSNPVGGDLIGNAWWSGVRWAAILAEAGPQDGADAVLQKSEDGWTCGTPLAALMDDRNALLAVAMNGSPLPVEHGFPVRSIVPGLYGYVSACKWVIDVEVTRFDDITAYWTDKGWAELGPVKMSSRIAVPGPGEDVKTGALVVAGEAWAQHTGIAGVAVSLDGGPWTPADLARVPNDDTWVQWRVEIDVPAGDHELRVRASDKSGEIQTGVVRDVLPDGATGWHTVSFSASE, encoded by the coding sequence ATGCGGACGTCTCGTGGGTGGTGGCTGGTCGCCGGGGTCGCCGCCGGCGCGCTCGGCCTCGCCCTGAGCTATGCCGTCGCGGGACTCCTGCACGTCCGCGAGTCGCCGGTGGTCGCGGTCGCCGAGGGCGTCATCCGGCTGACACCGGGGCCGGTCGCCGAGTGGGCCATCAACGTCTTCGGAGCCGCCGACAAGACGGCGCTCCTGGTCGGCATCTTCCTGGTCCTGACGGTGCTCTTCGCGTGGATCGGCCGCATCGCCCGGCGCCGCTGGTGGCTGGCGGTGCTGGCGTACGTCGCGCTGGCGCTCGTCGGTTGGCTCGCGGTCGCGGTCAAGCCCGGCGCGGTCGGCACCGGGCTGCTGCCCCTGGCGGCGGGCCTGCTCGGCTGGCTGGTCGCGATGGCCGTGCTCGCCGAGTGGCTGCGCCGCTGGGAGCTCGTCGAGGCGACCGACGAGCCCGCCACCGAGCCCACCCACAGCCGCCGGTGGTTCTTCATGTCCGTCGGCGCCACCGCCGCCGTCGCGCTCGGCGGCTGGGTGCTCGGCCGCTTCGCCTCGAGCGGCCGCGAGCGCGTCGAGGAGACCCGCCGCCTGCTGCGGCTCGACGGGGTGACCGAGCCGTCGGTCCCGCAGGGGGTCGAGGTCGGTGTGGAGGGCGTACGGCCGTGGCGCACAGCGGCGCAGGACTTCTACACGATCGACACCGCCATCGCGCCGCCCACGATCGAGCCCCAGGACTGGGCGCTGCGCATCCACGGCCTGGTCGACCACGAGCTGCTGCTCACCTACGACGACCTGATCTCCCGCGAGATCACCGAGGACTGGATCACCCTCAACTGCGTCTCCAACCCGGTCGGCGGCGACCTGATCGGCAACGCCTGGTGGAGCGGTGTGCGCTGGGCGGCGATCCTCGCCGAGGCCGGCCCGCAGGACGGCGCCGACGCGGTGCTCCAGAAGTCCGAGGACGGCTGGACCTGCGGCACCCCGCTGGCGGCCCTGATGGACGACCGCAACGCCCTGCTCGCGGTCGCGATGAACGGCAGCCCGCTGCCCGTGGAGCACGGCTTCCCCGTCCGCTCGATCGTGCCGGGCCTCTACGGGTACGTCTCCGCGTGCAAGTGGGTCATCGACGTCGAGGTCACCCGCTTCGACGACATCACGGCCTACTGGACCGACAAGGGCTGGGCCGAGCTGGGGCCGGTGAAGATGTCCTCGCGCATCGCTGTCCCGGGGCCCGGCGAGGACGTCAAGACCGGTGCCCTCGTCGTCGCGGGCGAGGCGTGGGCCCAGCACACCGGCATCGCCGGCGTGGCCGTCTCCCTCGACGGCGGTCCGTGGACGCCGGCAGACCTCGCGCGGGTGCCCAACGACGACACCTGGGTGCAGTGGCGGGTCGAGATCGACGTACCTGCCGGCGACCACGAGCTGCGGGTCCGCGCCAGCGACAAGTCCGGCGAGATCCAGACCGGCGTGGTCCGCGACGTGCTGCCGGACGGCGCCACCGGGTGGCACACGGTCTCGTTCTCCGCCTCGGAGTGA